From Corvus moneduloides isolate bCorMon1 chromosome 4, bCorMon1.pri, whole genome shotgun sequence, one genomic window encodes:
- the LOC116442919 gene encoding cat eye syndrome critical region protein 2 isoform X2, translated as MCPEEDGGCGGGGGGSVAGTGGPEAAAAVALDELRSWWEVPAIAHFCSLFRTAFRLPDFEIEELEAALHRDDVEFISDLIACLLQGCYQRRDITSETFHSYLEDIINYRWELEEGKPNPLRESTFQELPLRTRVEILHRLCDYRLDADDVFDLLKGLDADSLRVEPLGEDSSGALYWYFYGTRMYKEDPVQGKTNGELAPDRGCGGQTNTPNVPGKTGKRRGRPPKRKKLLEENLLREKAEENLLIHETQIRNGSQGPGRGTWWLLCQTEEEWRQVTESFRERTSLRERQLYKLLSEDFLPEICNMIAQKVNPNVLSSMEKQRRREEEEERQILIAVQKREQEQLLKEERKREMEEKVKAVEERARRRKLREERAWLLAQGKELPPELSHLDPSSPTREERRTKDIFELDDEFTAMYKVLDVVKAHKDSWPFLEPVDESYAPNYYQIIKAPMDISSMEKKLNGGQYCTKEEFVGDMKTMFRNCLKYNGEGSEYTKMAYNLERCFHRAMMKHFPGEDGDTDEEFWIREDGRREKRSRRSGRSGTGSVWTRSRDPDGPGKRQQRLENGGKPPPYRATSRAPASSSSSSSSSFSSSSVDDPSGNSMPTTREVGPSNGRGFPRSLQYGGMPSPVPHPGQMRPAVPGTFGPLRGSDPTKLYGSPRVPEPHPGEPLQQHQHFAMQPAVELSEHRGHRLGTPEKQACAAPAHVAGLGPRPGSLQLGRVGGPPPDAVYPPAQFQQGFLPPRHNGPPVKPPEGSEVPPGHMYRPYKYLNRAHPALWNGSHGPAGQAAMGPEEKVPMGPGPSLQPRVLGHMMDPRAMRPPLPPSQWSEQSNFLPHGVPPSGYIRPPGKAPGQRMPQPPAALFGGPPQVPRGCQGGDSMLDSPEMIAMQQLSSRVCPPGVPYHPRQPPPPHLPGPFPQLAHAASAGGQPPKPVMGNGSSQDPTGQTMDMDSNQVETPAGMDEKAQCISIPDGAYAKLLPHPKPPLPMECTRRALPPDGEGDGPGVKGNLKAGQGKGAWSAESGYAGDPGCVRDLVPTSERGGPLPQNGAAGEGPAAGPEGKGLAANLLEKPLCGGGKALPEAAVPCMGQGTGLPGVDATSMGATPNQFHPLYMSGLEYPNSAGRYHINPSLQGFSPMMGGKPPPPASHPQHFPPRGFQPSSAHPGVFPRYRPPQGMPYPYQPQPQPSYHHYQRPPYYGCPQGYSDWQRPLHPQASPSGHPSAHPPLARPPFPERGSAGGLQGCEALSAALASPTRMDIASAKEVSPSNGQELGPEDEKSEESQERPESPKEFLDLDNHNAATKRQSSVAAGEFLYGAPPPHLGAGMGFGPSAFPPHGVMLQTGSPYGSRHPASHFQPRTYGSPMNAHLSHHPASSQANGLSQEGPLYRCREENVGHFQALLMEQRGSGGGMGGPPQDLYRPSGMQMHQAQVPFPKMPTATMSREDLTSQKPSALPLDQS; from the exons ATCCGAGACGTTTCACAGCTACCTGGAGGACATCATCAACTAccgctgggagctggaggaagggaaGCCCAACCCTTTGCGGGAGTCCACTTtccaggagctgcccctgcGCACGCGCGTGGAGATCCTGCACCGCCTCTGTGACTACCGCCTCGATGCAGATGATGTCTTCGACCTGCTCAAG GGCTTGGACGCCGACAGCCTCCGCGTGGAGCCGCTGGGTGAGGACAGCAGTGGTGCCCTGTACTGGTACTTCTACGGCACGAGGATGTACAAGGAGGACCCGGTGCAGGGCAAAACCAACGGAGAGCTGGCTCCAGACAG GGGATGTGGGGGGCAGACAAACACCCCAAATGTTCCTGGGAAAACAGGCAAGAGACGAGGGCGACCTCCAAAGCGGAAAAAACTACTGGAGGAAAATTTGCTGAG ggagaaggcagaagaaaacTTGCTTATCCATGAGACTCAGATAAGAAATG GGTCCCAAGGGCCTGGCCGTGGGACATGGTGGTTGCTGTGCCAGACGGAAGAGGAGTGGAGGCAGGTCACAGAGAGCTTCAGAGAGAGGACTTCCCTTAGAGAGAGGCAGCTCTACAAACTCTTGAGTGAAGACTTCCTGCCGGAGATCTGCAACATGATTGCACAGAAG GTAAACCCAAATGTGTTGAGCTCCATGGAGAAGCAGAGGcgcagagaggaagaagaggagcgCCAGATCCTTATAGCAGTGCAGAAgagggagcaggaacagctgctgaaggaggagaggaagagggagatggAGGAGAAGGTCAAAGCAGTGGAAG AACGGGCCAGGAGGAGGAAACTTCGTGAAGAGCGCGCCTGGCTGCTGGCGCAGGGGAAGGAGCTCCCCCCTGAGCTTTCCCACTTGGATCCCAGTTCCCCTACCAGGGAAGAGCGAAGGACCAAGGATAT CTTTGAACTGGATGACGAGTTCACAGCCATGTACAAAG TTCTAGATGTGGTGAAGGCTCACAAGGACTCTTGGCCCTTCTTGGAACCCGTTGATGAATCGTATGCTCCCAACTACTACCAGATCATTAAG GCCCCCATGGATATCTCTAGCATGGAGAAGAAGTTGAATGGAGGTCAGTACTGCACCAAGGAAGAATTTGTGGGTGATATGAAGACCATGTTCAGGAACTGTCTTAAGTACAACGGTGAAGGCAGTG AATATACAAAGATGGCTTACAACCTGGAGAGGTGTTTCCACCGAGCAATGATGaagcacttccctggggaagATGGAGACACTGATGAGGAGTTTTGGATCAGAGAGGACGGGAGACGAGAGAAGAGGAGCCGGCGCTCCGGCCGCTCCGGCACAGGCAGTGTCTGGACTCGGTCACGAGACCCAGATGGGCCTGGCAAGAGACAGCAGCGCctggaaaatggaggaaaaccTCCACCATATCGAGCTACTTCCAGGGctcctgcttcttcctcctcttcctcttcctcctccttctcgtCGTCCTCTGTAGATGACCCAAGTGGCAACTCAATGCCGACTACTCGAGAAGTGGGCCCTTCCAATGGGCGAGGCTTCCCCCGCTCCCTGCAGTACGGCGGcatgcccagccctgtgccacatCCTGGACAGATG aGACCAGCGGTGCCAGGAACGTTTGGTCCTTTGCGTGGATCCGATCCCACAAAACTGTACGGCTCTCCGCGAGTGCCTGAGCCCCATCCCGGAGAGccgctccagcagcaccagcactttGCCATGCAG CCGGCCGTGGAACTGAGCGAGCACCGCGGGCACCGGCTGGGCACTCCGGAGAAGCAGGCGTGCGCGGCACCGGCCCACGTGGCCGGGCTGGGCCCCCGGCCgggctccctgcagctgggccGCGTGGGCGGCCCCCCGCCCGACGCCGTCTATCCGCCAGCCCAGTTCCAGCAGGGCTTCCTCCCGCCACGGCACAACGGGCCCCCCGTGAAGCCGCCGGAGGGCTCCGAGGTCCCCCCAGGACACATGTACCGGCCCTACAAGTACCTGAACCGCGCGCATCCGGCCCTGTGGAACGGCAGCCACGGCCCCGCTGGCCAGGCTGCCATGGGCCCGGAGGAGAAGGTGCCCATGGGGCCGGGGCCCTCGCTCCAGCCCCGTGTCCTGGGTCATATGATGGACCCCCGGGCCATGAGGCCGCCGCTGCCTCCGAGCCAGTGGAGCGAGCAATCGAATTTCCTACCTCACGGGGTGCCTCCCTCAGGGTACATCCGACCGCCCGGGAAAGCTCCCGGTCAGAGGATGCCGCAGCCGCCGGCCGCTCTGTTTGGAGGACCGCCTCAGGTTCCAAGAGGGTGCCAGGGTGGGGACTCCATGCTGGACAGCCCGGAGATGATCGCCATGCAGCAGCTGTCCTCCCGCGTGTGCCCGCCGGGTGTGCCTTACCACCCTCGCCAGCCGCCCCCGCCGCACCTCCCCGGGCCCTTTCCCCAGCTGGCTCACGCCGCCTCCGCCGGCGGCCAGCCCCCAAAACCCGTCATGGGGAACGGGAGCTCGCAGGATCCAACCGGCCAGACCATGGACATGGACAGCAACCAAG TGGAGACACCGGCAGGCATGGACGAGAAGGCTCAGTGCATCAGCATTCCCGACGGGGCCTACGCCAAACTCCTACCTCATCCCAAGCCCCCGCTGCCCATGGAGTGCACGAGGCGCGCCTTGCCCCCggatggggagggggatggCCCCGGTGTGAAGGGCAACCtgaaggcagggcagggcaaaGGCGCGTGGTCGGCAGAGAGCGGCTACGCCGGCGACCCGGGCTGCGTGAGGGACCTGGTGCCCACCTCCGAAAGAGGGGGTCCCCTGCCTCAGAATGGGGCGGCAGGTGAGGGGCCGGCAGCTGGCCCTGAGGGGAAGGGGCTAGCTGCCAacctgctggagaagcccctcTGTGGCGGGGGAAAGGCTCTGCCCGAAGCAGCCGTGCCTTGCATGGGACAGGGCACCGGCCTGCCTGGCGTGGATGCCACCTCCATGGGGGCCACCCCCAACCAGTTTCATCCTCTCTACATGTCCGGTCTGGAATACCCAAATTCAGCAGGGCGGTACCACATCAACCCAAGCCTGCAGGGGTTCAGCCCCATGATGGGGGGGAagccacctcctcctgcctcccatcCCCAGCATTTTCCCCCACGGGGTTTCCAGCCAAGCAGCGCCCACCCCGGTGTCTTCCCGCGGTATCGGCCCCCCCAGGGAATGCCATATCCTTACCAGCCGCAGCCTCAACCCTCCTACCACCACTACCAGCGACCGCCCTACTATGGCTGCCCACAGGGCTACTCGGACTGGCAGAGACCTCTCCACCCCCAGGCCAGCCCCAGTGGGCACCCCAGCGCGCACCCGCCCCTGGCCAGGCCCCCTTTCCCGGAGCGGGGCTCTGCCGGCGGCCTGCAGGGCTGCGAGGCACTGAGCGCCGCCCTGGCCTCTCCCACCCGCATGGACATAGCAAGTGCCAAAGAGGTTTCTCCAAGCAacgggcaggagctggggcctGAAGATGAGAAGTCCGAGGAGTCCCAGGAAAGACCGGAGAGTCCCAAAGAGTTTCTTGATTTGGACAACCACAATGCAGCTACTAAGAGGCAGAGCTCGGTGGCAGCGGGGGAGTTCCTCTATGGAGCCCCCCCCCCACACCTgggtgcagggatgggattCGGCCCTTCAGCTTTCCCTCCCCATGGGGTGATGCTACAGACTGGCTCTCCTTATGGATCCCGGCATCCTGCCAGCCACTTCCAGCCCAGGACGTATGGATCGCCCATGAATGCTCACCTGTCTCACCATCCAGCCTCCAGCCAGGCCAATGGCCTCTCTCAGGAGGGCCCTCTGTACCGCTGCCGAGAGGAGAACGTGGGTCACTTTCAGGCCTTGCTGATGGAGCAGAGAGGCAGTGGAGGTGGCATGGGGGGGCCACCCCAGGACTTGTATAGACCCTCGGG AATGCAAATGCATCAGGCTCAAGTCCCTTTCCCGAAGATGCCTACAGCAACCATGTCCCGGGAAGATCTGACATCACAAAAACCATCAGCGTTGCCTCTGGATCAA AGCTAG
- the LOC116442919 gene encoding cat eye syndrome critical region protein 2 isoform X1 codes for MCPEEDGGCGGGGGGSVAGTGGPEAAAAVALDELRSWWEVPAIAHFCSLFRTAFRLPDFEIEELEAALHRDDVEFISDLIACLLQGCYQRRDITSETFHSYLEDIINYRWELEEGKPNPLRESTFQELPLRTRVEILHRLCDYRLDADDVFDLLKGLDADSLRVEPLGEDSSGALYWYFYGTRMYKEDPVQGKTNGELAPDRGCGGQTNTPNVPGKTGKRRGRPPKRKKLLEENLLREKAEENLLIHETQIRNGSQGPGRGTWWLLCQTEEEWRQVTESFRERTSLRERQLYKLLSEDFLPEICNMIAQKEKRLQRTEFSPRWMSDHQPIKPIKQEVNPNVLSSMEKQRRREEEEERQILIAVQKREQEQLLKEERKREMEEKVKAVEERARRRKLREERAWLLAQGKELPPELSHLDPSSPTREERRTKDIFELDDEFTAMYKVLDVVKAHKDSWPFLEPVDESYAPNYYQIIKAPMDISSMEKKLNGGQYCTKEEFVGDMKTMFRNCLKYNGEGSEYTKMAYNLERCFHRAMMKHFPGEDGDTDEEFWIREDGRREKRSRRSGRSGTGSVWTRSRDPDGPGKRQQRLENGGKPPPYRATSRAPASSSSSSSSSFSSSSVDDPSGNSMPTTREVGPSNGRGFPRSLQYGGMPSPVPHPGQMRPAVPGTFGPLRGSDPTKLYGSPRVPEPHPGEPLQQHQHFAMQPAVELSEHRGHRLGTPEKQACAAPAHVAGLGPRPGSLQLGRVGGPPPDAVYPPAQFQQGFLPPRHNGPPVKPPEGSEVPPGHMYRPYKYLNRAHPALWNGSHGPAGQAAMGPEEKVPMGPGPSLQPRVLGHMMDPRAMRPPLPPSQWSEQSNFLPHGVPPSGYIRPPGKAPGQRMPQPPAALFGGPPQVPRGCQGGDSMLDSPEMIAMQQLSSRVCPPGVPYHPRQPPPPHLPGPFPQLAHAASAGGQPPKPVMGNGSSQDPTGQTMDMDSNQVETPAGMDEKAQCISIPDGAYAKLLPHPKPPLPMECTRRALPPDGEGDGPGVKGNLKAGQGKGAWSAESGYAGDPGCVRDLVPTSERGGPLPQNGAAGEGPAAGPEGKGLAANLLEKPLCGGGKALPEAAVPCMGQGTGLPGVDATSMGATPNQFHPLYMSGLEYPNSAGRYHINPSLQGFSPMMGGKPPPPASHPQHFPPRGFQPSSAHPGVFPRYRPPQGMPYPYQPQPQPSYHHYQRPPYYGCPQGYSDWQRPLHPQASPSGHPSAHPPLARPPFPERGSAGGLQGCEALSAALASPTRMDIASAKEVSPSNGQELGPEDEKSEESQERPESPKEFLDLDNHNAATKRQSSVAAGEFLYGAPPPHLGAGMGFGPSAFPPHGVMLQTGSPYGSRHPASHFQPRTYGSPMNAHLSHHPASSQANGLSQEGPLYRCREENVGHFQALLMEQRGSGGGMGGPPQDLYRPSGMQMHQAQVPFPKMPTATMSREDLTSQKPSALPLDQS; via the exons ATCCGAGACGTTTCACAGCTACCTGGAGGACATCATCAACTAccgctgggagctggaggaagggaaGCCCAACCCTTTGCGGGAGTCCACTTtccaggagctgcccctgcGCACGCGCGTGGAGATCCTGCACCGCCTCTGTGACTACCGCCTCGATGCAGATGATGTCTTCGACCTGCTCAAG GGCTTGGACGCCGACAGCCTCCGCGTGGAGCCGCTGGGTGAGGACAGCAGTGGTGCCCTGTACTGGTACTTCTACGGCACGAGGATGTACAAGGAGGACCCGGTGCAGGGCAAAACCAACGGAGAGCTGGCTCCAGACAG GGGATGTGGGGGGCAGACAAACACCCCAAATGTTCCTGGGAAAACAGGCAAGAGACGAGGGCGACCTCCAAAGCGGAAAAAACTACTGGAGGAAAATTTGCTGAG ggagaaggcagaagaaaacTTGCTTATCCATGAGACTCAGATAAGAAATG GGTCCCAAGGGCCTGGCCGTGGGACATGGTGGTTGCTGTGCCAGACGGAAGAGGAGTGGAGGCAGGTCACAGAGAGCTTCAGAGAGAGGACTTCCCTTAGAGAGAGGCAGCTCTACAAACTCTTGAGTGAAGACTTCCTGCCGGAGATCTGCAACATGATTGCACAGAAG GAGAAGCGTCTGCAGCGGACAGAGTTTTCTCCCAGGTGGATGTCTGACCATCAGCCCATCAAACCAATCAAGCAGGAG GTAAACCCAAATGTGTTGAGCTCCATGGAGAAGCAGAGGcgcagagaggaagaagaggagcgCCAGATCCTTATAGCAGTGCAGAAgagggagcaggaacagctgctgaaggaggagaggaagagggagatggAGGAGAAGGTCAAAGCAGTGGAAG AACGGGCCAGGAGGAGGAAACTTCGTGAAGAGCGCGCCTGGCTGCTGGCGCAGGGGAAGGAGCTCCCCCCTGAGCTTTCCCACTTGGATCCCAGTTCCCCTACCAGGGAAGAGCGAAGGACCAAGGATAT CTTTGAACTGGATGACGAGTTCACAGCCATGTACAAAG TTCTAGATGTGGTGAAGGCTCACAAGGACTCTTGGCCCTTCTTGGAACCCGTTGATGAATCGTATGCTCCCAACTACTACCAGATCATTAAG GCCCCCATGGATATCTCTAGCATGGAGAAGAAGTTGAATGGAGGTCAGTACTGCACCAAGGAAGAATTTGTGGGTGATATGAAGACCATGTTCAGGAACTGTCTTAAGTACAACGGTGAAGGCAGTG AATATACAAAGATGGCTTACAACCTGGAGAGGTGTTTCCACCGAGCAATGATGaagcacttccctggggaagATGGAGACACTGATGAGGAGTTTTGGATCAGAGAGGACGGGAGACGAGAGAAGAGGAGCCGGCGCTCCGGCCGCTCCGGCACAGGCAGTGTCTGGACTCGGTCACGAGACCCAGATGGGCCTGGCAAGAGACAGCAGCGCctggaaaatggaggaaaaccTCCACCATATCGAGCTACTTCCAGGGctcctgcttcttcctcctcttcctcttcctcctccttctcgtCGTCCTCTGTAGATGACCCAAGTGGCAACTCAATGCCGACTACTCGAGAAGTGGGCCCTTCCAATGGGCGAGGCTTCCCCCGCTCCCTGCAGTACGGCGGcatgcccagccctgtgccacatCCTGGACAGATG aGACCAGCGGTGCCAGGAACGTTTGGTCCTTTGCGTGGATCCGATCCCACAAAACTGTACGGCTCTCCGCGAGTGCCTGAGCCCCATCCCGGAGAGccgctccagcagcaccagcactttGCCATGCAG CCGGCCGTGGAACTGAGCGAGCACCGCGGGCACCGGCTGGGCACTCCGGAGAAGCAGGCGTGCGCGGCACCGGCCCACGTGGCCGGGCTGGGCCCCCGGCCgggctccctgcagctgggccGCGTGGGCGGCCCCCCGCCCGACGCCGTCTATCCGCCAGCCCAGTTCCAGCAGGGCTTCCTCCCGCCACGGCACAACGGGCCCCCCGTGAAGCCGCCGGAGGGCTCCGAGGTCCCCCCAGGACACATGTACCGGCCCTACAAGTACCTGAACCGCGCGCATCCGGCCCTGTGGAACGGCAGCCACGGCCCCGCTGGCCAGGCTGCCATGGGCCCGGAGGAGAAGGTGCCCATGGGGCCGGGGCCCTCGCTCCAGCCCCGTGTCCTGGGTCATATGATGGACCCCCGGGCCATGAGGCCGCCGCTGCCTCCGAGCCAGTGGAGCGAGCAATCGAATTTCCTACCTCACGGGGTGCCTCCCTCAGGGTACATCCGACCGCCCGGGAAAGCTCCCGGTCAGAGGATGCCGCAGCCGCCGGCCGCTCTGTTTGGAGGACCGCCTCAGGTTCCAAGAGGGTGCCAGGGTGGGGACTCCATGCTGGACAGCCCGGAGATGATCGCCATGCAGCAGCTGTCCTCCCGCGTGTGCCCGCCGGGTGTGCCTTACCACCCTCGCCAGCCGCCCCCGCCGCACCTCCCCGGGCCCTTTCCCCAGCTGGCTCACGCCGCCTCCGCCGGCGGCCAGCCCCCAAAACCCGTCATGGGGAACGGGAGCTCGCAGGATCCAACCGGCCAGACCATGGACATGGACAGCAACCAAG TGGAGACACCGGCAGGCATGGACGAGAAGGCTCAGTGCATCAGCATTCCCGACGGGGCCTACGCCAAACTCCTACCTCATCCCAAGCCCCCGCTGCCCATGGAGTGCACGAGGCGCGCCTTGCCCCCggatggggagggggatggCCCCGGTGTGAAGGGCAACCtgaaggcagggcagggcaaaGGCGCGTGGTCGGCAGAGAGCGGCTACGCCGGCGACCCGGGCTGCGTGAGGGACCTGGTGCCCACCTCCGAAAGAGGGGGTCCCCTGCCTCAGAATGGGGCGGCAGGTGAGGGGCCGGCAGCTGGCCCTGAGGGGAAGGGGCTAGCTGCCAacctgctggagaagcccctcTGTGGCGGGGGAAAGGCTCTGCCCGAAGCAGCCGTGCCTTGCATGGGACAGGGCACCGGCCTGCCTGGCGTGGATGCCACCTCCATGGGGGCCACCCCCAACCAGTTTCATCCTCTCTACATGTCCGGTCTGGAATACCCAAATTCAGCAGGGCGGTACCACATCAACCCAAGCCTGCAGGGGTTCAGCCCCATGATGGGGGGGAagccacctcctcctgcctcccatcCCCAGCATTTTCCCCCACGGGGTTTCCAGCCAAGCAGCGCCCACCCCGGTGTCTTCCCGCGGTATCGGCCCCCCCAGGGAATGCCATATCCTTACCAGCCGCAGCCTCAACCCTCCTACCACCACTACCAGCGACCGCCCTACTATGGCTGCCCACAGGGCTACTCGGACTGGCAGAGACCTCTCCACCCCCAGGCCAGCCCCAGTGGGCACCCCAGCGCGCACCCGCCCCTGGCCAGGCCCCCTTTCCCGGAGCGGGGCTCTGCCGGCGGCCTGCAGGGCTGCGAGGCACTGAGCGCCGCCCTGGCCTCTCCCACCCGCATGGACATAGCAAGTGCCAAAGAGGTTTCTCCAAGCAacgggcaggagctggggcctGAAGATGAGAAGTCCGAGGAGTCCCAGGAAAGACCGGAGAGTCCCAAAGAGTTTCTTGATTTGGACAACCACAATGCAGCTACTAAGAGGCAGAGCTCGGTGGCAGCGGGGGAGTTCCTCTATGGAGCCCCCCCCCCACACCTgggtgcagggatgggattCGGCCCTTCAGCTTTCCCTCCCCATGGGGTGATGCTACAGACTGGCTCTCCTTATGGATCCCGGCATCCTGCCAGCCACTTCCAGCCCAGGACGTATGGATCGCCCATGAATGCTCACCTGTCTCACCATCCAGCCTCCAGCCAGGCCAATGGCCTCTCTCAGGAGGGCCCTCTGTACCGCTGCCGAGAGGAGAACGTGGGTCACTTTCAGGCCTTGCTGATGGAGCAGAGAGGCAGTGGAGGTGGCATGGGGGGGCCACCCCAGGACTTGTATAGACCCTCGGG AATGCAAATGCATCAGGCTCAAGTCCCTTTCCCGAAGATGCCTACAGCAACCATGTCCCGGGAAGATCTGACATCACAAAAACCATCAGCGTTGCCTCTGGATCAA AGCTAG